The Amycolatopsis japonica nucleotide sequence GGGTTCTGGGGAGCGACGGCGGTGGTGGCCACGGCGGCCCTGCTGCTGACGGCCTGTGGGGGTGGTGGGTCCGGTGAGAACAAGGGATCCGGCGCCACCGACGCCAACGCGTCGGTTTCGGTCTACGGCACCGAGCCGGAGAACTCGCTGATTCCCGCCAACACCAACGAGCTCGGCGGGTCCAAGGCCCTCAAGCCGGTCTTCTCGGCGCTGGTCGGCTACAAATCCGACACCGCCGAGCCGTACAACCTGATGGCCGAATCGATCAACACGACCGATTCCAAGGTCTTCGACATCAAGATCAAAAAGGGCTGGAAGTTCCACGACGGGACCGAGGTCAAGGCCAAGAACTTCGTCGACGCCTGGAACTACAGCGCGAACGGCAAGAACGGCATGCAGAACGCGTCGTTCTTCGAGCAGATCCAGGGCTACGACGAGATCAGCGCCAAGGAACCGGCCGTCAAGGAGATGTCCGGGCTCAAGGTCGTGAACGACTACGAGTTCCAGGTCACCCTCAAGGGCCCGTTCTCGGTGTTCGCCACCAAGATCGGTTACCTCGCCTTCGCGCCGCTGCCGGACAAGTTCTTCGCCGACCCGGAGGCGTTCGCCAAGGCCCCGATCGGCAACGGCCCGCTGAAGTTCGTTTCGCGCACGCCCAACCAGAACATGAAGCTCACGCGGTACGACGAGTACCAGGGCGAGGACAAGGTCAAGTTCAAGGACCTGGAAGTCCGCATCTACACCAGCCAGGAGACCGCGTACCAGGATCTGCTGAGCAACCGCCTCGACTTCATGGAGGCGCTCCCGCCCGCGGCGAAGGCCGGCGGCAAGTACAAGACCGACCTCGGTGAGCGTCTGGTCGAAGGGAAGCTGCTCGGCATCAGCGCGCTCGCCCTTCCGTACTACGTCCCGGGTTACAACAACCTCGACCTGCGCAAGGCGATCTCGCTGGCCATCGACCGCGAGCAGATCGTCAAGACCGTCATGAACGACACCTACGCGCCCGCCGACGGCTACGTGTCGCGCGGTATCGAGGGCTACCGGCCCGGTGTCTGCGGCGAGTTCTGCAAGTTCGATCCGGTGAAGGCCAAGGAGTTCTTCGCGAAGTCCGGGTTCACCGGCAAGCTGACCATCGCCTCGAACGCCGACGGTGGCCGCAAGGAGCCGCTGGTCGCGGCGTGCAACAGCATCAAGAACGCGCTCGGCGTCGAATGCGACTTCGTGCCGGCGACCGACTTCGGGCAGTGGCGCAGCATCGTCAACAACCGCCAGCTGACCGGCATGGGCCGCTCTGACTGGTCCGCCGACTACCCGTCGATCGAGAACTACCTGAACCCGCGCTACAAGAGCACCGGTTCGTCGAACGACTCCACGTACAACAACCCGGCCGTCGACGCGCTGCTGACCCAGGCGGACCAGACCGCCGACAAGGCGGCCGCGATCAAGCTGTACCAGCAGGCCGAGGACCTGATCGCGAAGGATCTGCCGCAGATCCCCGTGTGGGAAGAGAAGGGTGTCGGCGGCAAGTCGAACCGGCTCAAGGTCGCGAAGCTCGACTTCGGTCGTCTCGCGGACTACTCGTCCATCGAGGTCGCGGCGAAGTAATCGCGTGGTCGTGCCGGCCGGGAGCGCACCGCTCCCGGCCGGCCGGACCCACGGCTCCCACCACGCGATCCCCAGGACGGCACGCCCATGCCCCAGTACATCCTTCGACGACTACTTCAACTCATCCCGGTCTTCTTCGGCACGACGTTCCTCATCTACGCCCTCGTGTGGGCGGTGCCCGGTGACCCG carries:
- a CDS encoding peptide ABC transporter substrate-binding protein — encoded protein: MRASRGFWGATAVVATAALLLTACGGGGSGENKGSGATDANASVSVYGTEPENSLIPANTNELGGSKALKPVFSALVGYKSDTAEPYNLMAESINTTDSKVFDIKIKKGWKFHDGTEVKAKNFVDAWNYSANGKNGMQNASFFEQIQGYDEISAKEPAVKEMSGLKVVNDYEFQVTLKGPFSVFATKIGYLAFAPLPDKFFADPEAFAKAPIGNGPLKFVSRTPNQNMKLTRYDEYQGEDKVKFKDLEVRIYTSQETAYQDLLSNRLDFMEALPPAAKAGGKYKTDLGERLVEGKLLGISALALPYYVPGYNNLDLRKAISLAIDREQIVKTVMNDTYAPADGYVSRGIEGYRPGVCGEFCKFDPVKAKEFFAKSGFTGKLTIASNADGGRKEPLVAACNSIKNALGVECDFVPATDFGQWRSIVNNRQLTGMGRSDWSADYPSIENYLNPRYKSTGSSNDSTYNNPAVDALLTQADQTADKAAAIKLYQQAEDLIAKDLPQIPVWEEKGVGGKSNRLKVAKLDFGRLADYSSIEVAAK